Below is a genomic region from Rouxiella chamberiensis.
CGTTTCGTTCGGCGGGCCACAGCCATGCCGCGCCGCGCACACCGCTGGAATCGCCGTGTTTGGCTTTCAGGATAGGCGTTTCGCATTCGCCGCCAAATACCCACTGACGGATGAGCAGCGGGAGGGTTTTATAAAGGCGATCGACATTGCTCATGCCGCCGCCCAGCACGATGGTGTCGGGGTCGAGCACGTTGATGATGCCAGCCAGCGCCTTCGCCAGTCGGCGTTCGTAGCGACCCAGCGCCAGTTCGGCCACGGGGTCGTCCTGCTCTACCAGCGCCATGATCTCAGAGCCTTTAAGCCGCGTGCCCGACAGTCGGAAGTAGTCTTCGGCGAAACCGGTTCCCGAAACGAAAGACTCGATGCAGCCTGCTTTACCGCAGTAGCACGGCACTTCCTGCTGGAAGCGGATTTCGTCTTCATCCTGCCACGGCAGAGGATTATGGCCCCACTCGCCCGCGATGCCGTTACCGCCGGCATGGGCTTCGCCGTGCAGCGCAATCCCCGAGCCGCAGCCCGTGCCGATAATCACCGCAAAGACGGTTTTCTTGCCTTCGCCCGCGCCGTCGGTGGCTTCCGAGACCGCCAGACAGTTGGCGTCATTGGCGATGCGCACCTCGCGCCCGAGCAGCAACGCCAAATCTTCATCCAGTTTCTGCCCATTCAGCCACACCGAGTTGGCATTTTTCACTTTGCCGGTGAACGGCGAAAGGGTGCCGGGAATGCCAAGACCGATGCTGCCGCGATGGCCGGTATGCTGTTCGGCATCGTGAATCAGCCCTTCAATGGCTTTCAGGGTCCGCTGATAGTCATTGCGCGGGGTGTCTACACGTTTGCGAAACAGTTCATGGCCTTCTTCTGACAGGGCGATGACTTCAATTTTGGTGCCACCGAGATCGATTCCAATACGCACAAGCTTTCTCCATTGCCGGTTTTTTTATTTCTTAAGTCTATAACAATAATGGTCGCTTGCGGGGTTCAGCGCTCCGAAAAGGCTCTCTCTGCACAAGCGCATTTTTCTTAGGGACTGGAGCCGCTCAATTGGTTATCATGCCGCCCTGCTTACCATTTACACGCACGCCGCGAGCGTGACGAGACAGGGATAACATCATGTTATGGTTTAAAAATTTGCTGGTTTATCGCTTAAGCCGTGAAATCTCACTGTCTACCGACGAGATGGAAAAACAGCTGAGTGCCTTCACCTTTACCCCTTGCGGCAGCCAGGATATGTCGAAAACCGGTTGGGTTTCCCCGATGGGTTCGCAGGGCGGCGATGCGCTGACTCACGTCAGTAACGGCCAGATCC
It encodes:
- the mak gene encoding fructokinase, which codes for MRIGIDLGGTKIEVIALSEEGHELFRKRVDTPRNDYQRTLKAIEGLIHDAEQHTGHRGSIGLGIPGTLSPFTGKVKNANSVWLNGQKLDEDLALLLGREVRIANDANCLAVSEATDGAGEGKKTVFAVIIGTGCGSGIALHGEAHAGGNGIAGEWGHNPLPWQDEDEIRFQQEVPCYCGKAGCIESFVSGTGFAEDYFRLSGTRLKGSEIMALVEQDDPVAELALGRYERRLAKALAGIINVLDPDTIVLGGGMSNVDRLYKTLPLLIRQWVFGGECETPILKAKHGDSSGVRGAAWLWPAERNAL